The DNA window GGTGCTGCCGGCCGGCCCGCCGCCCGTCAGCGCGTAGACGGTGTCGAAAACCTGTGCGGTGCTGACGATCCCGGTCACCAGCACGAAGAACGTCGTCGGCCGCAGCATCGGCAGCGTGATGCGCCAGAACCGCTGCCAGGCGGTGGCGCCGTCGGTGCGCGCGGCGGCGTGGATGTCGTCGGGGATCGCCAGCAGGCCGGCCAGGAACGACAGCGAGACATACCCGACGTTGGTCCACACGACCACCGCCGACACCAGCGGCAGGGCCAGGGTGGGGTCGGAGAGCCACTCGATGCGGTGCCCCAACAGGGTGGCGACGGCGCCGTCGGTGGGGGCCAGGATCCAGCGCCACAGCACCGCGATGGCCAGGGGGGCGCAGATCCAGGGCAGCACGTACAACGTGCGGAACAGCCCGGTGCCCGGTAGCCGGCGCGCCAGCATCGCCGCGGCGGCCAGCCCCAGCACCGTCTGCGCGGGCACCACGATCGCCACGAACACGGCCGTGACGAGCAGCGAGCTGCCGAAGCCGGGGTCGGTCAGCACCGAGCGCCAGTTGGCCAGGCCCACGTAGCGCAGCGGGCCCAGCAAATCCCACCGGTACAGGCTCAGCCACACCACGACGAGGATGGGCAGCAGCAGGAAGGCGGCCACACCGAACAGGCTGGGCGCCAGCAAGGTATAGCCCAGCGCGGTGGATCGACGTGTCACGTCGGGCATGGGTGTATTAAAGCGGGCGCCGACGGGTTTTGTGGGGGCAGCGGTCGTTACGGTGGAGTCGTGACACCGACCCGGGAGATCGATGCCGACTTCCTGGACCTGCCGCGCCACGAGTTGGCCGACGCCGCCTTGACGGCGGCGACCGAGGCCGGGGCCAGCCACGCCGACCTGCGGGTTCACCGCATCAGCACCGAGATCATCCAGCTGCGCGACGGCGAGCTCGAGACCGCGGTGGTCAGCCGCGAGGTCGGCCTGGCGGTGCGGGTGATCGTCGACGGCACCTGGGGTTTCGCCTCGCACGCCGAGCTGGCGCCGGCCGTCGCGGCCGAGACCGCGCGCCGCGCGGTGCAGGTGGCGACCACGCTGGCGGCGCTGAACCGCGAGCGCGTCGAGCTGGCGCCCGAGCCGGTGTATGCGGACGCGACCTGGTGCTCGAGTTACCGGATCGACCCGTTCGGCGTCCCGGCACCCGAGAAGATCGCGGTGCTGCAGGAGTACTCCGGGCGGCTGCTCGCCGCCGACGGCGTCGACCACGTGTCGGCCGGCCTGAACGCGGTCAAGGAGCAGACCTTCTACGCCGACACCTTCGGGTCGTCGATCACCCAGCAGCGGGTGCGCGTGATGCCGTCGCTGGACGCGGTGACCGTGGACACCGCGGCCGGCAGCTTCGACTCGATGCGCACGCTGGCGCCGCCGATGGGCCGGGGTTGGGAGGCGCTGGCCGGCGACGACGTGTGGAACTGGAGCGAGGAGCTCGCCCAGCTGCCGGGGCTGCTGGCCGAGAAGATCAAGGCGCCCAGCGTGAC is part of the Mycobacterium sp. HUMS_12744610 genome and encodes:
- a CDS encoding carbohydrate ABC transporter permease, which encodes MPDVTRRSTALGYTLLAPSLFGVAAFLLLPILVVVWLSLYRWDLLGPLRYVGLANWRSVLTDPGFGSSLLVTAVFVAIVVPAQTVLGLAAAAMLARRLPGTGLFRTLYVLPWICAPLAIAVLWRWILAPTDGAVATLLGHRIEWLSDPTLALPLVSAVVVWTNVGYVSLSFLAGLLAIPDDIHAAARTDGATAWQRFWRITLPMLRPTTFFVLVTGIVSTAQVFDTVYALTGGGPAGSTDLVAHRIYAEAFGSAAIGRASVMAVVLFVILIAVTLVQQSYFRRRISYDLT